The genomic segment AGGAAGAACCGGCGCGCTGGTCAGCGATAAACTGGCTGATTGCATTGCTCAGGCCGATGTGGTGATAGATTTTACCAATCATGAAGCGTCTCTGAATTATCTGAGCATTGCCAGCGAAAAAAATTGCAGCATCGTGATCGGTTCGACGGGCTTTACGCCTGAAGAGATGAAAATCGTCGGTCGGCTTTCCGAAAAAACACGCTGCGTGTTGTCTCCGAACATGAGCGTCGGCGTGAATGTAATGTTAAAAGTACTGGAGTATTGTTCAGGCATTCTCAGCGATGATTATGATGTTGAGATCATCGAAGCGCATCACCATTTAAAAAAAGACGCGCCCAGCGGTACGGCGATGCAAATGGCTCAGGTGATAGCAGATAAACTGGGACGAGACATCAAGAAGGATGCGGTTTATACGCGGCGGGGGATGATCGGAGAACGGACAAAGAAGGAAATCGGCATCCAGACGATTCGGGCCGGCGATATTGTCGGAGAACATACAGTGATGTTCGGTGGAATCGGAGAGAGACTGGAATTTACGCATCGCGCTCAAAGCCGGGACAACTTTGCCAAAGGTGCGATTCGAGCGGCGCAGTGGATCGTGAGTCAGCAAAATGGTCTGTATGACATGCAGGATGTTTTAGGTTTAAAAAACATCAAATGATCGGGTGACGTGTTGGAAGGCATTCTTGCCTATATAGGGATTGGTTCCAATTTAAGCAATCCTTTGATGCAATGTCAGGAATCCGTTAATAAGTTGTCTTGCGTTTCAGGCATTACTTTGGAAAGGATTTCATCTTTTTATAAAACTGAACCCGTTATTTCCGATTCAAGCATCGGTGAATATAGTAATGAACTGGAAAACCAGAACTGGTTCATCAATGCAGTGACGGAAATCCGAACAACGCTTTTGCCACGCGATCTTTTGAAGGCATTGCAGAACATTGAAAAAGCGATGGGGCGTGTTAGAACTTTTGCGGGAGCCCCTCGGATCATTGATCTTGATCTTCTTCTATACGGTCAGGAGATCATTCGCGAAGACGATTTGATTATTCCGCATCCGGAAATGCATAAAAGGCTTTTTGTATTGGAACCTTTGTGTGAGATAGCGTCATACTTTATTCATCCTGTTTTCGGCGTTTCGATGCGGGGATTGAAAGACAGATTGGACGATCAGAAAATTGTTGAGCTTTACGATAGATAAAAAAGAAGGTTATGATGATTAAAGTATTGGTTGTTTTAATATTGCTTTATATAGGTTATAAGATCGTCATGATGTTTCGACGGGTAAAATCTCAGGAAGTAAAAGGTTACCGGATGGAAGATACGCGTCCCAAGGGAGAAGATCTGGTACAGGACCCGTTTTGCAGAACTTATGTGCCAAAGAGTCAAGCGTATCTCAAAGAAATTGAAGGCCGGCAGCAATATTTTTGCAGCCGGGAATGTTGTGAGAAATACCTTTCAGAGAAAAAATAATATATTGGAGATATGGGGGGATTATGAAATTTTTCATCGATACGGCAAATATTGCGGAAATTAAGGAAGGACTGGCGCTGGGTATGGTAGATGGTGTTACGACGAATCCATCGCTGGTTGCCAAGGAAAAAAGAGACTTTGATTCCGTCGTTAAGGAAATTCTGGAAATTGTGGAAGGACCGGTCAGTCTGGAAGTGATCAGCCTGGAGGCGAAAGGTATGTTTACCGAAGGCAAAAAGCTGGCGCGTCTCGGAGAGCAGGTCGTCATTAAAATACCGATGACCACTGAAGGCCTCAAAGCCACTAAGATGTTTGCCGCCGAAGGGATCGACGTCAATCAGACGCTGATTTTTTCGCCGCTCCAAGCCTTAATGGCGGCCAAAGCCGGTGCGGCATATGTCAGTCCGTTTGTGGGACGATTGGATGATATTGCTCACGACGGTATGGAACTGACGCAACAGATTCTGGATATTTATGACAACTATGAATATGACACTGAAGTGATTGTGGCCAGTATCCGGCATCCCAAACACGTTCTGGATGCCGCTTTAATGGGTGCAGATATTGCCACGATTCCGTTTAAAGTCATCGCGCAACTGGCGCAGCATCCTCTCACGGATAAGGGTATTGCACTGTTTTTGGAAGACTGGAAGAAAGTGCCGAAAAAATAACGGGCATCCATTCGTTCACGGATATTTAACGTCGATAAATTGGCTGATCCGAATGAAAAAAAAGCGTGATATATTCAATTTGCCCAATACCATTACTCTGGCGCGTATCAGCGTTGTCCCTTTTTTATTTTTTCTGCTGATGTCACCCGGCGCCTTATGGTCTTTGGTGCTGGCGTGTTTATTTGTATTGGCCGCCATTACGGATTTTCTGGACGGGTTTATTGCGCGTAAATACAATATGATCACCACGATGGGTAAATTTCTTGATCCGCTGGCGGACAAATTGATCGTCAATTCAGCAATGATTCTTATGATACCCATCGGACGGATTGATGCATGGATTGTCGTTATTATTATAATGCGGGATCTGATCGTGGATGGAATCCGCAGTATCGCTTCTTCGGAAGGAATTTATATCCAGGCCAGTGTTCTTGGAAAGCAAAAAACGCTGGCTCAAATCATTGCTGTGACAGCTTTGATGATTCATTATCCTTTTTTGGGATTAGATGCGCATCTGGTCGGTACCATCATTCTTTATGTCGCCTTTTTGCTGACCCTTTATTCGGGTGTGGATTATTTCATCAAATTCTATCAAGAAGCCGGCAAACAATGATTTGCTTCAGAAATTATAAACTTTACTCGATGCGAACGGGAGCATCATAAAAAAAATAATTAATTGTCACTGTTTGTTCATTTTTTTATTGACAAGATGAGGCTATTTGTTATATCCATCCGCGTTCTTAAGTGAGCGGGCGTAACTCAGTGGTAGAGTGCTACCTTGCCAAGGTAGACGTCGACGGTTCAAATCCGTTCGCCCGCTCCATTTTTTTATGGCGGCATAGCCAAGTGGCTAAGGCAGCGGTCTGCAAAACCGTTATTCTCCGGTTCAAATCCGGATGCCGCCTCCATAATTATTCAGGAGTTTTCTTATTTAAGAATGACTCCTTTTTTTACGCCTGATTGAAACAATCGAATTATACATTTCGGCATGAATTGCAAAAATAAGCTTCTTAAGGATGACGTTCCGGACGCTCGCCTGCGGGGGACATAGAAAAAGGAACTTATGGTAATTGTTGTCTGCAGCGTGAAGACTTATATGTGATTTGGTACGAAACAGGCAATCGCTATGTTTATAATATGGGAGAAACCGGCAAAGACTGCGAACGCATCAGGTAACCTGAATAATGAAGGAACGAACATGGACGCAATGACTCGTCTACACGATACAGGATAACCTGATACGGACGGAGATATCGAAGAAATTACTAATCGAATGATAAAAATTTAAAAACATTAAAGAAAAATATTAATGCATCGTTTCCTTGTAAATTTTCCATGCACCGTTAATCTTTCTAAGTTCCATCCGTTTGTTTCCTTTGCTCTTAAGCAGGTTGGAACTGTAATATTGCGTGAAAGCAGCGGTGGCTTGATTATTACCGCCTGATATGATCAGATTATCAACACGGATATTTATTCTTTTACTGCGCTCCCGCACAACAATTTTATGATTGATCCATTGATTCAGATTCATGCCCTGAGCGCGGAAATTTGAAGCGTAGCAAGCGCGAAATCCGGGCATGTTGCCGGATTCCCAATTTTCAGCCCATTTGGAGATCAACTTTCGGATAGCTTCTTTAGAGGATGATTCCATGTCGGAACGGGTGGCGAGTGGAATATCAGCCTTTCGAGCCAATACCGATGGCGTCGCATCATCAATGATAAACCACTTATTATTGATTTTCTGCAGAGCAAGTTTGTTAAATGTTCCTTCAAAAGAATTATCTTTATTGATTCCGGTTATCTGATCAAAGAGAATGACCGCCTCATTGTTTTGCTGCAAAATGGAGATATCCTTTGATCCCAGCATAAAATGTTGTTTTACATTTTTTATATTTGAGATTCTGGCAGTAAGTTGTTCCCTTTTTTTACCTTTAATCTGATGTTCCTTCAAATAAAGACTGTCTATGGCGTTTATATTACCTTCGATATAGCCTTTTGTCCATGTTGCGAGGATTTTTTCCAGTTCAACCCTGGCAGAAAGTGTTTGATTTTGGGGAACCCATTGAATTGCCTCCGCAATGATAACCGGCGTTTTATTTAATTGGATGAATTTGGCAAGTGCATGAATATCTTTGTCGTTTAGGACGACACATCCGCTGGATTGAAATGGCACAATAGGTTTGGTTGTGCCATGAATCCATATATTTGTTCCATTCTTACCTGACTTTATATCTGTGACAGTGGGATAATCCAGCGGAAAGGCTAATGTACCGTATGTTTCGGGTGGACCTGGATTGTTAAGAATTTTTGTCGCAAAAAAAATCCCAATGGGTGTTTTGGAATCGCCGGATACCTGTTTGCTGCCCTGATTTTTGCCTGTAGAACAGTTGACTTCAAACACCTTGGAAATTATGCCGTTTTTATTAAAAACATAAAGTTTCTGATATTTCTTATCGACGGCAATCACATAACCGGAAGAAACGGTAATGATTGAATCCGGTATCTTTTCAAGGTTCTGGATATTAGCTGATAAAACGTTGGAAGGTGAAAATAAGAAAAATGATAAAATGGTGAAAAAACCAGAAAAGAAAACTTTGAATAGCATGAATAAGTTTACCTTAAATATATTTTTTGTGCTTTTCTTCTAGCAAAATATGGTCCGTCCTTCAAGGTTTTTAATTTGTGAATAGTGGAAATTTAAATAATTGTAATAATTGTAAAAGTATTGTATTATATAGCGATTTAAAAATTATATAAATTTAGCAGTAAAAGCAACAATTATTGGAGAAAATCATGCTCCATGGTGGTTGCGTTTGCTAAAAGATATATAAGTAACCAGTCGGATTAAAAATACTTGCTTTGGCGGGGGAATTCTTGGCAAACACAAAAGATATTAACTCCACGGAAAAATTGTTAAATGTCATTCGCGGCGCTAAACAGCCTTTTCCTGAAAAAATGGGTGGAGTGGAAGATCTTTCTCCCAAACAAAAAAACTCGGACAAAATATCCGTTAACTTTCCCAGATTATTCACGGGTAAGCAACGTTTTCAAGTGGGTGTTGATATCGGGCAGAATGCCATCAATTTTGCCAAAATGACGAAAACGTCTGAAGGCAGATCCCTGCTCGTTGATCAGAAGATTGTGGAATTTGACCACCAGACTGCCGAAAAATCCGGTGAATTTAGTAGCTTGCTGAAATCATCCCTCACGGCTTTTGCCGGTTCTCTGGAAGACTGTGATGTCTGGACGATGATGGACGCCACGGAAGTGAATGTTTCTCATCTCAAAATACCGAATGTTCCCAAAAAACAACTGGCAAATGTTATCTATTGGGCGGCAAAAAAAGAAAATCCAATCGATGAAAAAGAAGTGATTTTTGACTATGAAATACAAGGTAAAATAAATGATCAAGGCATTCCCAAATATTCCGTGATGGTTTATACCGCACCCAGATCTGAAGTTGAGAAAGTTAAAAACACTTTTTCATCTATCGGTATTCAGCTTGCAGGAATTACCATCGCTCCTTTTGCTATTCAAAATATGTTCAGAACAGAATGGATAACTGCAGGAGAAAGTGCATTTGCCAGTATTTTCATCGGTGATGAATTTTCAAGAATTGACATCTATCGTAAAAGTAATCTGGTGATGACTCGGGGTATTAAGACCGGCATCAGCAGTATGAAGGAAGCAATTGATGAATATCTGGCCGGAACAGCGGCAAATCAGAGAATTAACAAAGAGCATATTCAGGAAATATTGAAGGATCTTTCTGCTGATCCTCAAAAGTGGTTAAAAGATGAAGTCAGCATCAATTGGGCTGAAACCGGAATGATGGAAATGATGTCTCCCGCACTGGAGAGATTGATCCGTCAGATCGAAAGAACACTGGAATATTATACGGCATCTATCGGTTTTGAAAGGGTGGAGAAAGTTTACATTTCATCAGTCATGAATGTTTTTTATTATCCCCTGTTAAATTACATCAGCGAACATCTGGGTACAAAGAGTGAATTTTTTGATCCTTTTCAGGGAATGAATGCTTCCGCACCCGGCGCGTCCTTGTCCCGGGTCAAGAAGGCGTCGCTGGTTCCGGTGATCGGGTTGGCATTGTCGGGCGGCAGACACACGCCAAATATCATTTTCACCTATGTGCAGAAGAAACAGGAAATTACGAGAAAGATGGTCAATCGCGGCATATTTGCGACTTTCGCGGCCGCTTTGTCCATTTGTGTTATCATTATGGTCTTTCAGGCGAATGAAATAAGGCGCCTTGGTATTCAGAAGGGAAAATTGGAAAAAGAGCTGTCGCTATTCAATCCTGTTCTAACCAAAGATCAAATTGAAATACTTGCCAAAGACATGAAAGTACGGCATCAGCTTAACCAGCGGTATTCACAAAGATACAAG from the Deltaproteobacteria bacterium HGW-Deltaproteobacteria-6 genome contains:
- a CDS encoding 4-hydroxy-tetrahydrodipicolinate reductase, coding for MVKVIVTGAGGKMGGRIISLISAMEDIQVVGAIEVTGHPIIGRDVGHSLGLGRTGALVSDKLADCIAQADVVIDFTNHEASLNYLSIASEKNCSIVIGSTGFTPEEMKIVGRLSEKTRCVLSPNMSVGVNVMLKVLEYCSGILSDDYDVEIIEAHHHLKKDAPSGTAMQMAQVIADKLGRDIKKDAVYTRRGMIGERTKKEIGIQTIRAGDIVGEHTVMFGGIGERLEFTHRAQSRDNFAKGAIRAAQWIVSQQNGLYDMQDVLGLKNIK
- the pgsA gene encoding CDP-diacylglycerol--glycerol-3-phosphate 3-phosphatidyltransferase, which codes for MFNLPNTITLARISVVPFLFFLLMSPGALWSLVLACLFVLAAITDFLDGFIARKYNMITTMGKFLDPLADKLIVNSAMILMIPIGRIDAWIVVIIIMRDLIVDGIRSIASSEGIYIQASVLGKQKTLAQIIAVTALMIHYPFLGLDAHLVGTIILYVAFLLTLYSGVDYFIKFYQEAGKQ
- the fsa gene encoding fructose-6-phosphate aldolase, giving the protein MKFFIDTANIAEIKEGLALGMVDGVTTNPSLVAKEKRDFDSVVKEILEIVEGPVSLEVISLEAKGMFTEGKKLARLGEQVVIKIPMTTEGLKATKMFAAEGIDVNQTLIFSPLQALMAAKAGAAYVSPFVGRLDDIAHDGMELTQQILDIYDNYEYDTEVIVASIRHPKHVLDAALMGADIATIPFKVIAQLAQHPLTDKGIALFLEDWKKVPKK
- the folK gene encoding 2-amino-4-hydroxy-6-hydroxymethyldihydropteridine diphosphokinase, producing MQCQESVNKLSCVSGITLERISSFYKTEPVISDSSIGEYSNELENQNWFINAVTEIRTTLLPRDLLKALQNIEKAMGRVRTFAGAPRIIDLDLLLYGQEIIREDDLIIPHPEMHKRLFVLEPLCEIASYFIHPVFGVSMRGLKDRLDDQKIVELYDR